A genomic region of Mus musculus strain C57BL/6J chromosome 7, GRCm38.p6 C57BL/6J contains the following coding sequences:
- the Olfr659 gene encoding olfactory receptor 659, translating to MLLLNQTEVTPVSFILNGIPGLEEMHIWISFPFCSMYVIAVVGNCGLLYLIFFEDSLHRSMYYFLAMLSLTDLVMCSASIPKTLCIFWFYIKEISFTDCLVQMFFIHTFTAMESGVLMLMALDRYVAICYPLHYSTILTNPVIAKAGLATFLRAVVLIIPLIFITKHLPFCRSNILIHHTYCDQLSVAKVSCGNIKVNIVYGLMIALFIGGFDILCITVSYTMILKAVVSLSSADARQKAFSTCTAHICAIVFSYSPAFFCFFSHRFGGHIIPPSCLIIVANLYLLLPPTMNPVVYGVKTKQIRDCVIRIFSGSKDIKSHSI from the coding sequence ATGCTCCTGCTGAATCAAACAGAGGTGACCCCAGTCTCATTTATTCTGAATGGAATCCCAGGCCTGGAAGAAATGCACATCTGGATTTCCTTCCCATTCTGTTCTATGTATGTAATAGCTGTGGTAGGCAATTGTGGACTCCTCTACCTCATCTTCTTTGAAGACAGCCTTCACAGGTCAATGTACTACTTCTTGGCTATGCTTTCCCTTACAGACCTTGTCATGTGCAGTGCTTCAATACCCAAAACTCTCTGTATCTTCTGGTTCTACATTAAGGAAATTAGCTTTACTGATTGTCTGGTCCAGATGTTCTTCATCCATACTTTCACAGCGATGGAGTCTGGGGTGCTCATGCTCATGGCTCTGGACCGCTATGTAGCAATCTGCTACCCTCTGCACTACTCCACTATCCTCACCAATCCTGTCATTGCAAAAGCTGGCCTTGCTACATTCTTGAGAGCTGTGGTGCTCATCATTCCTTTGATTTTCATCACAAAGCATCTGCCCTTCTGCAGAAGCAATATATTAATACACCATACCTACTGTGACCAGTTGTCTGTAGCCAAGGTCTCCTGTGGAAATATCAAGGTCAACATTGTCTATGGTCTGATGATTGCTCTCTTTATTGGGGGCTTTGATATCTTGTGCATCACAGTCTCCTACACCATGATCCTGAAAGCAGTGGTCAGCTTATCTTCAGCAGATGCTAGGCAGAAAGCTTTCAGCACCTGCACTGCCCACATCTGTGCCATTGTTTTCTCCTATAGCCCagccttcttttgtttcttttcccacCGCTTTGGGGGGCACATCATCCCTCCATCTTGCCTCATCATTGTGGCTAACCTTtatctgcttttgcctcccactATGAACCCTGTGGTCTATGGAGTGAAAACCAAGCAGATACGAGACTGTGTCATAAGGATCTTTTCAGGTTCTAAGGACATCAAATCCCACAGcatatga